From a single Gimesia fumaroli genomic region:
- a CDS encoding alpha/beta hydrolase yields the protein MKVAFTAIVLTSLLIPIHPTFAENEVKIIPDVVYGHKYGMALTFDVYQPQKQANGAAVLFMVSGGWYSKWTDPKNMLGWFKPLLDEGFTVFSVRHGSSPKFIIPEVVDDVRRSVRFIRLHSNEYGVRPDQLGVWGGSAGGHLSLVLGTTSDEGNPKAKDKVLQSSDRVAAVVAYYPPTDLREFVDEKSPYYHRFPALQFDADLADDFSPLLHVTQDDPPTLLIHGDQDQLVPISHSKNIMKQFQTQKVPAELLIIENAAHGFKGDDHSRASEAVVKWFKQHLLPQ from the coding sequence ATGAAAGTCGCTTTCACTGCCATCGTACTTACCTCTCTCTTGATCCCCATTCACCCTACATTTGCTGAAAATGAGGTGAAAATCATACCAGATGTCGTTTATGGTCATAAATATGGAATGGCTCTGACGTTTGATGTTTACCAGCCTCAAAAACAGGCAAACGGAGCTGCTGTACTGTTTATGGTAAGCGGCGGCTGGTATTCAAAATGGACGGATCCTAAAAACATGCTCGGCTGGTTTAAGCCCTTACTCGATGAAGGGTTTACTGTTTTTTCCGTCAGGCATGGCAGCAGTCCTAAATTTATCATTCCGGAAGTCGTGGATGATGTTCGCCGTAGCGTGCGATTTATTCGACTTCACTCAAATGAATATGGAGTCCGTCCCGATCAGCTCGGCGTCTGGGGGGGAAGTGCCGGTGGCCATTTATCTTTGGTCTTGGGAACAACTTCAGATGAAGGAAACCCAAAAGCAAAGGACAAAGTCTTGCAAAGCAGCGATCGTGTGGCTGCCGTCGTCGCTTACTACCCTCCGACTGATTTACGAGAGTTTGTTGATGAGAAGTCACCTTATTATCACCGCTTTCCAGCGCTCCAGTTTGATGCAGATCTGGCAGATGATTTCTCTCCTTTACTGCATGTTACACAGGATGATCCGCCGACATTGCTCATTCATGGAGATCAGGACCAGCTTGTTCCCATCAGTCACAGCAAAAACATCATGAAACAGTTTCAGACACAAAAGGTGCCTGCAGAGCTACTGATCATTGAAAATGCGGCTCATGGATTTAAGGGGGACGACCATAGCCGGGCCAGTGAAGCTGTTGTGAAATGGTTTAAGCAACACTTGCTGCCGCAATAA
- the asnS gene encoding asparagine--tRNA ligase has translation MIRTKIKTALSTAQPGETIKVSGWVRTRRDSKSGFSFVELNDGSCMTNLQIVIDQNVPDYEATIKDVNTGASISVTGKVNESPGKNQRIELHAESFVLYGTADPDTYPLQKKRHSFEFLREIAHLRPRTNTFGAITRVRNEAAAAIHRFFQTRGFVYIQTPIITTSDCEGAGEMFQVTTLNLERLAQVKTEIDFSQDFFGKPASLTVSGQLEAEIFATSIGECYTFGPTFRAENSNTSRHLAEFWMIEPEMPFYDLQDNMALAESFVRTVISDVLENCSEDMEFFNQRIDNTTLETLTNITSHEFIQISYTEAIEIVKSSGKKFDYPIEWGSDMQSEHERFLTEEYFKQPVIVYNYPRTIKPFYMRCNDDGKTVCAMDVLVPGVGEIIGGSQREERYDVLIDRMKEGGLNPDDYWWYTDLRKYGTVPHSGFGLGFERLIQLITSMTNIRDCIPFPRTPKNAEF, from the coding sequence ATGATTCGGACGAAAATAAAAACAGCATTAAGTACAGCTCAACCAGGAGAAACAATCAAGGTCTCGGGTTGGGTTCGAACACGCCGCGATTCCAAGAGTGGTTTTTCATTTGTTGAATTAAATGATGGCAGTTGTATGACCAACTTGCAGATTGTCATTGATCAAAACGTTCCGGATTATGAGGCTACAATTAAAGATGTTAATACGGGGGCCAGTATTTCCGTGACAGGAAAAGTGAATGAATCACCTGGCAAAAATCAGCGAATTGAATTACACGCAGAATCTTTTGTTTTATACGGTACCGCAGACCCCGATACTTATCCACTACAGAAAAAGCGGCATAGCTTTGAATTTTTGAGAGAGATTGCGCACTTACGCCCTCGAACGAATACCTTTGGGGCGATTACACGAGTTCGTAATGAGGCGGCAGCCGCGATTCATCGTTTTTTTCAGACGCGCGGATTTGTTTACATTCAAACTCCCATCATTACGACCAGTGATTGTGAAGGAGCAGGAGAGATGTTTCAGGTCACCACACTCAACCTGGAACGACTTGCGCAAGTCAAAACAGAGATTGATTTTTCTCAGGACTTTTTTGGAAAACCTGCTTCTTTAACAGTTAGCGGGCAATTGGAAGCAGAAATATTTGCAACGTCAATTGGGGAATGCTATACCTTCGGCCCCACTTTTAGAGCTGAGAATTCTAATACCTCTCGTCATCTGGCTGAATTTTGGATGATTGAGCCAGAAATGCCCTTTTACGATCTCCAGGATAATATGGCGTTGGCAGAAAGCTTCGTCAGGACGGTCATTAGTGATGTGCTTGAAAACTGTTCAGAAGACATGGAGTTCTTTAATCAGAGAATTGATAACACAACGCTCGAAACACTGACGAATATCACGAGCCATGAATTCATTCAAATTTCTTATACGGAAGCAATCGAAATTGTGAAGTCCAGCGGAAAGAAATTTGACTATCCCATTGAGTGGGGGAGTGATATGCAGTCAGAGCACGAACGATTCTTAACGGAGGAGTATTTCAAACAGCCGGTCATTGTTTACAATTATCCGCGAACGATCAAACCGTTTTATATGCGCTGTAATGATGATGGAAAAACCGTTTGTGCCATGGATGTGCTTGTGCCCGGTGTTGGTGAGATTATTGGCGGAAGCCAGCGTGAGGAGCGTTACGATGTTCTGATTGATCGGATGAAAGAGGGGGGATTAAATCCGGATGATTATTGGTGGTACACCGACTTGCGTAAATATGGTACTGTCCCGCATTCCGGGTTTGGTTTAGGATTTGAACGCCTGATTCAATTAATCACTTCAATGACCAATATTCGAGATTGCATACCATTCCCCCGAACTCCGAAAAATGCGGAGTTTTAA
- a CDS encoding type II secretion system F family protein, translating to MNHYSYICTDDNGQEKHGFLQAKNDESARINLMEQGLRIVRLDLCSGEEIPQPDTNAVSENIASSNHQLSEYGKTAWNPDTEFLDHLPKISQLNVHGMPLSASMRTLAEETTSRKLSHTFQRIAIDLEQGTTTEESFSRHLKHVPQNLESLIRAGAQTEQLESIIENYIESQRLLVQSRHKVMTSLFYSCVLVLGTFSLFYFLMVSVVTNFQSIFIDFGIELPTITILTISISNFLSSYGLSALAILLFSFAGIWFSFDLFKMQAIRRRLINHIPILGNILNYTSIALFCRMLATIIEAKIKLPEAIELAAKTTKDPNLIAGCVLLKQRTREGFDLLEASIEIPHFSQNFVPIFQWQDRPDIFVDSLRASSNIFQAKANMKTGVLVFTLQPLVLIGIIVSIGLPIVAIYLPLIKLLNDLS from the coding sequence ATGAATCATTATTCTTATATTTGCACAGATGATAACGGACAGGAAAAACATGGCTTCCTGCAAGCAAAAAATGATGAATCTGCGCGTATAAACCTGATGGAACAAGGCCTGAGAATTGTTCGGTTGGATTTGTGTTCTGGAGAAGAAATCCCCCAGCCTGATACGAATGCTGTATCAGAAAACATTGCATCTTCAAATCATCAACTCTCTGAGTATGGTAAAACAGCGTGGAATCCTGACACTGAATTCCTTGATCACTTACCGAAAATCTCCCAACTCAATGTCCATGGTATGCCGCTTTCAGCAAGCATGCGTACCTTGGCTGAAGAGACCACTTCTAGAAAACTCTCTCATACATTTCAGAGAATAGCCATTGATCTGGAACAGGGCACAACTACAGAAGAAAGCTTCTCTCGGCACTTGAAGCATGTTCCTCAAAATCTGGAATCACTGATTCGAGCAGGCGCCCAAACTGAGCAACTGGAATCGATTATTGAAAATTATATCGAGAGCCAAAGGCTTCTGGTCCAGTCGCGGCATAAAGTTATGACGTCTCTTTTTTATTCATGTGTGTTAGTTTTGGGTACTTTTTCACTCTTTTATTTTCTGATGGTTTCCGTGGTCACAAATTTCCAATCAATTTTTATCGACTTTGGAATAGAATTGCCCACAATCACAATTTTGACGATCAGTATCTCAAATTTTCTTTCTTCCTATGGTTTATCAGCTTTAGCAATCCTGTTATTCAGTTTTGCCGGAATCTGGTTCAGTTTTGACTTGTTCAAAATGCAGGCGATACGTAGGCGCCTCATAAATCATATACCGATTCTTGGCAATATTTTAAATTACACCTCAATTGCATTATTTTGCCGGATGCTGGCTACGATCATCGAAGCCAAAATCAAGCTGCCTGAAGCAATTGAATTAGCCGCCAAAACGACCAAAGACCCGAACCTAATTGCTGGCTGTGTACTATTGAAGCAACGAACGAGGGAAGGATTTGATCTCCTGGAAGCTTCAATTGAAATCCCCCATTTCTCCCAAAATTTCGTACCTATTTTTCAATGGCAAGATCGCCCCGATATTTTCGTTGATTCACTACGTGCCAGTAGTAATATATTTCAAGCCAAAGCAAACATGAAGACAGGGGTGCTTGTATTCACGCTGCAGCCACTTGTGCTAATTGGAATCATAGTCAGCATTGGCCTGCCGATCGTAGCAATCTATCTCCCTTTAATAAAGCTACTCAATGATCTCTCATAA
- a CDS encoding DUF1559 domain-containing protein: MEQIDLPSPSKQQDLTRGFTLIELLVVIAIIAILIALLLPAVQQAREAARRSSCKNNLMQVNVALQNYEMAHNVLPSGTVNPTGPILNEAKGYHVSWILQILPYLDEQTAFNKFDFNKSVYDPVNKQIADYRIPTLRCPSNPNQGHCYAGMHHDIEAPIDSNNNGILFLNSSVSYDDIPDGSSKTLFIGELTEGNELGWVSGTRSTLRNAGTAINLNNAKLFSGRAAFENRFPSEDSESDTETPNKEAESPEGNNQLLQVGGFSSYHTGGAHFGIGDGSVRFLSENISVPLYQALANRHDGQLVSDY, encoded by the coding sequence ATGGAACAAATTGATCTACCATCACCCTCAAAGCAGCAGGACTTAACCAGAGGTTTTACTTTGATCGAGTTACTGGTTGTGATTGCCATCATTGCCATTTTAATTGCCCTGCTCCTGCCCGCAGTTCAACAGGCACGCGAAGCAGCACGCAGATCCTCTTGTAAAAATAATTTGATGCAAGTCAACGTAGCACTACAAAATTATGAGATGGCTCACAATGTTTTGCCTAGTGGCACGGTAAATCCTACAGGCCCCATTCTGAATGAAGCGAAAGGGTATCATGTCAGTTGGATTTTACAAATTCTGCCTTACCTTGATGAGCAAACCGCGTTTAATAAATTTGATTTCAATAAAAGCGTGTATGATCCGGTAAATAAACAGATCGCCGACTATCGAATTCCGACCTTAAGATGCCCTTCCAATCCAAATCAGGGGCATTGCTATGCAGGAATGCACCATGATATTGAAGCTCCTATTGACTCAAATAATAATGGCATTTTATTTTTGAACAGCAGTGTGAGTTATGATGACATTCCCGATGGAAGTTCCAAGACACTCTTTATCGGTGAGCTTACGGAAGGCAATGAGCTAGGCTGGGTTTCAGGAACGCGTTCGACTTTACGAAATGCCGGTACTGCCATAAATCTCAATAATGCCAAATTATTTTCAGGCCGCGCTGCCTTTGAAAATCGCTTTCCTTCAGAAGATTCTGAATCTGATACCGAAACCCCGAACAAAGAGGCCGAATCACCAGAAGGGAATAATCAACTTCTCCAAGTCGGTGGATTTTCGAGTTATCACACAGGGGGGGCGCATTTTGGAATTGGTGATGGATCAGTTCGATTTCTCAGTGAAAACATCAGTGTTCCACTCTATCAAGCCTTAGCAAATCGACACGATGGGCAACTCGTTTCTGATTATTAA
- a CDS encoding PulJ/GspJ family protein codes for MNKRKPANSKSQKTLIKNIKVIPRGVSLIEMLLLISLMSVIFTVSITTLGFLMRVEMKGTARIQETLSFQKMSRQFRADAGTAHRSVLITGNSNNSDQLKLEIEPDTSITYTKHKTKNSILRLKQQSEKTIASDEFRIPVELLQFQIEKVNQRELVTMLLQFTPEEIHENQTVKKTNTILKVESLVSQKYSLQNRIKTNNSN; via the coding sequence ATGAATAAACGCAAACCAGCAAACTCAAAATCACAGAAAACATTGATCAAAAACATAAAGGTCATTCCCAGAGGTGTCTCACTCATTGAAATGTTGCTGTTGATCTCGCTGATGTCAGTGATCTTTACTGTATCAATTACAACTCTGGGATTTCTCATGCGTGTGGAAATGAAAGGGACTGCTCGAATCCAGGAGACTCTCAGTTTTCAGAAAATGTCTCGCCAATTTCGAGCGGATGCCGGAACTGCACATAGGTCTGTACTCATCACGGGGAACAGTAACAACTCCGATCAACTCAAGCTTGAAATTGAGCCAGACACATCAATCACCTATACCAAACACAAGACGAAAAATTCGATTCTCAGGTTGAAACAACAATCCGAGAAAACCATCGCAAGTGATGAATTCCGCATCCCCGTCGAACTTCTCCAATTCCAGATTGAGAAGGTAAACCAACGGGAGCTTGTTACCATGCTGCTCCAATTTACCCCTGAAGAAATTCATGAGAATCAGACCGTAAAAAAAACTAACACCATTTTGAAAGTGGAGTCCCTCGTTTCTCAGAAGTACTCTCTTCAAAATCGTATTAAAACAAATAACTCGAATTGA
- a CDS encoding IS5 family transposase (programmed frameshift): MTRVSRPATGRNITGSRTEPKPQLSDEQWLLIKDLFPEPPANAAGGRPRVAARECLEGILWVLRTGARWKDLPTFLPSPSTCWRRFKEWTEDGVFLEAWQRLLEHLDRRKLVVWSEAFGDGTFCPAKKGAPDVGKTKRGKGTKLMLLVDGNGLPLALDRTSASPAEVKLIESLLDQRILPRDPDRLIYDRAADSDPLRTQLAERKIELICPHRKNRVKPATQDGRALRRYQRRWKVERTISWLFNFRRLVVRYERYSHLFLGFAQLACVFTLLNKL, translated from the exons ATGACCCGCGTGTCCCGACCTGCCACAGGTCGCAACATAACCGGGTCCAGGACGGAACCAAAACCACAACTCTCGGACGAGCAATGGCTTCTGATCAAAGATCTGTTTCCAGAACCACCGGCAAACGCAGCCGGAGGGCGGCCCAGAGTGGCTGCCCGCGAGTGCCTCGAAGGAATCCTTTGGGTATTAAGGACTGGTGCCCGATGGAAAGATTTACCAACATTTTTACCATCGCCCAGCACCTGCTGGCGTCGTTTCAAGGAATGGACCGAAGACGGTGTGTTCCTGGAAGCGTGGCAGCGATTACTCGAACACCTCGATCGCCGGAAGCTGGTAGTCTGGTCGGAAGCGTTCGGGGATGGCACATTTTGCCCTGCAAAAAAAGGGGCGC CCGATGTCGGCAAGACAAAACGGGGAAAGGGAACCAAGCTTATGCTGCTGGTCGACGGGAACGGACTCCCTCTCGCTCTGGATCGTACCAGTGCCTCGCCGGCAGAGGTGAAGTTGATTGAGTCCCTGCTGGACCAGCGCATTTTGCCACGCGACCCTGATCGCCTGATTTATGATCGTGCGGCCGACAGCGATCCCCTGCGCACACAATTGGCGGAACGGAAGATAGAGCTGATCTGTCCGCATCGCAAGAACCGTGTAAAACCAGCGACGCAGGATGGGCGTGCATTGCGGCGATATCAACGCCGTTGGAAAGTCGAACGCACCATCAGTTGGTTGTTCAACTTTCGTCGCCTGGTAGTACGGTATGAAAGATACAGTCATTTGTTTTTAGGATTCGCACAACTCGCGTGCGTGTTCACCTTACTTAATAAGTTATGA
- a CDS encoding DUF1559 domain-containing protein, protein MILIALLLPAVQQAREAARSTSCKNNLAQIGVALQNYQMAHLLLPPGTVNPKGPILNQPKGYHVGWAIQILPLLDEKAAFRSHNFKFGVYNSTNRLTANYILRCFQCPSSARGGFNYVGCHNDLETPIDVDNNGVLFLNSSIREKNLKDGRSYTIFVGEALDGGFLGWTSGTSSTLRNTGTKINFVNPNQSAFAQAYRYGNYGEYRFEDQADDMLDDLNSQPEDLNSEGIANTPEEQKRLLQVGGFSSAHTGGAHFCLGDGSTRFISENTDFQILRNLANRHDGNLIGEY, encoded by the coding sequence ATGATTCTGATTGCGCTTTTACTTCCCGCAGTCCAACAGGCGCGTGAAGCTGCTCGAAGTACCAGTTGTAAAAATAATCTGGCTCAAATTGGTGTCGCATTACAAAACTATCAGATGGCACACTTGTTGTTACCCCCTGGTACAGTCAATCCGAAAGGCCCTATCCTCAATCAACCGAAAGGCTATCATGTTGGATGGGCAATTCAGATCCTCCCATTATTGGACGAAAAAGCCGCATTTCGCAGCCATAACTTCAAATTTGGTGTCTACAATTCTACAAATCGACTCACCGCGAACTATATCTTGCGATGTTTTCAATGCCCTTCCAGTGCTCGAGGTGGTTTTAACTACGTCGGTTGCCATAATGATTTAGAGACACCTATTGATGTCGACAACAACGGCGTTTTGTTTCTGAACAGCAGCATCCGAGAAAAAAACCTGAAAGATGGTCGTTCTTACACAATTTTTGTGGGAGAGGCCCTTGATGGCGGTTTTTTAGGATGGACATCTGGAACTTCCTCCACGCTTCGAAATACGGGAACTAAAATCAACTTCGTGAATCCAAATCAAAGTGCATTCGCTCAAGCCTATCGATACGGAAACTATGGAGAATATCGTTTTGAAGATCAAGCTGATGACATGCTTGACGACCTTAATTCCCAACCAGAAGATTTAAATTCGGAAGGAATTGCAAACACTCCCGAGGAACAAAAGCGTCTGCTTCAAGTTGGAGGCTTTTCCAGCGCTCATACAGGGGGTGCCCATTTTTGCCTGGGTGATGGTTCAACTCGCTTCATCAGTGAAAATACGGATTTCCAAATTTTGAGAAATCTCGCAAATCGCCATGATGGCAATCTGATTGGAGAGTATTAG
- a CDS encoding type II secretion system F family protein encodes MDVLGLIISLAFFVYFPIAGISSILLARRINDFGHQGVNPLLKTCWTSFTMFMMGCSVILIGCSFFSLSTSQYSGVGAIFLIIPITLLLSLTIYLEYLCYLSTSALNQGDEHDLPEPLRNLTHKTHVLGWIVLGLPLLLFAPGLLLAATVVLSFAMVFLVFVILGSVLNIMSVSKRANESELLWLLALCVEKNIPIAEELDMYSLTQKRKYREKIQLLSSRLYSGESLSDSLSTTPGLVPQSAIVAVRIGEESNSLGIALRDAAVQSTKKLKHLSDNSNLTIIFLYLTVVVSIQFLITGFIMYWIIPKFKKIFLDFGTELPSVTLGLMNVSDYFVAYFYLFLPLFSLPIIALVLTQVGNYYGWYNLRIPFFTEWFPRLNTPHCLRQIAQSVSVQKPPQIALESISTFHLWADVRMRTQSVNERIKQGENTWESLQNAKVINETEAALCSTAERMDNLPYVLRTLAESIELRRARKLRVLLEFLKPIIISFLAILVGYFVIALYMPLVKLIYDLV; translated from the coding sequence GTGGATGTACTCGGTCTTATTATTAGTTTGGCATTCTTTGTCTATTTTCCTATCGCAGGAATTTCTTCGATTCTTCTTGCGCGCAGAATTAATGATTTTGGACATCAGGGCGTCAACCCACTACTTAAAACCTGTTGGACTTCCTTTACGATGTTCATGATGGGTTGCAGTGTCATTTTAATTGGCTGCAGTTTTTTCTCTCTGAGCACCAGTCAGTATTCTGGTGTAGGAGCAATATTTCTCATTATTCCCATTACACTCTTGCTCTCACTTACCATTTATCTGGAATATCTGTGCTATCTCTCTACGTCTGCGCTTAACCAGGGAGATGAACATGATTTACCCGAGCCACTACGTAATTTGACACATAAAACACATGTCTTAGGATGGATCGTCCTGGGGTTACCTTTGTTGTTATTTGCACCGGGCTTGCTATTAGCAGCTACGGTAGTGTTATCATTTGCCATGGTATTCCTGGTCTTTGTGATTCTTGGCTCGGTGTTAAACATCATGTCCGTTTCGAAACGGGCCAATGAGTCTGAGCTGCTTTGGTTACTCGCACTTTGCGTAGAAAAAAATATCCCGATTGCAGAAGAACTCGATATGTACTCGCTCACTCAAAAACGAAAGTATCGAGAAAAGATCCAACTTTTGAGCAGTCGGCTCTACTCTGGCGAATCACTTTCCGATTCTCTGTCTACAACACCTGGGCTGGTCCCCCAATCGGCAATTGTTGCAGTGCGTATAGGTGAAGAAAGCAATAGTCTGGGAATCGCCCTGCGAGATGCTGCTGTTCAGTCTACCAAGAAACTAAAACACTTATCTGATAACTCTAATCTCACCATCATCTTTCTTTATTTGACAGTTGTAGTGTCGATTCAATTTCTGATTACCGGTTTTATCATGTATTGGATCATTCCAAAATTTAAAAAAATCTTCTTAGATTTTGGAACCGAACTTCCCTCGGTCACACTTGGACTCATGAATGTCAGTGATTATTTCGTTGCCTACTTTTATTTATTTTTACCGCTATTTTCTCTCCCCATTATCGCATTGGTCCTGACACAAGTCGGCAATTACTATGGGTGGTATAATTTGCGAATCCCCTTCTTCACAGAATGGTTCCCGCGTTTAAATACTCCTCATTGTCTGAGACAGATTGCGCAGTCAGTTTCCGTTCAAAAACCTCCTCAAATTGCTCTGGAGTCGATCTCAACATTTCACCTCTGGGCGGACGTCAGAATGCGCACTCAATCCGTGAATGAACGAATCAAACAGGGAGAAAATACCTGGGAATCCCTGCAGAATGCCAAGGTAATCAATGAAACTGAAGCTGCTTTGTGCTCCACTGCCGAACGAATGGATAATCTTCCCTATGTGTTGAGAACGCTGGCAGAATCCATAGAACTTCGTAGAGCCAGAAAATTAAGAGTTCTATTGGAGTTCCTGAAGCCGATCATTATTTCATTCCTGGCTATTCTGGTCGGATATTTTGTAATTGCACTATATATGCCTCTTGTCAAATTAATTTATGACCTTGTTTGA
- a CDS encoding type II secretion system F family protein, whose translation MSNPDSLQLKKISPESLADLNDELSAMIRAGIPLDEGLRNAAKHLRKDSRQFIEQLALRVQQGETLGDAIDQESKTLPISYVSLIKSGLKMGRLPEALQAYTSFSRSRMELRQELGNALLYPAFVLMMAFLLSLFVCFMIFPQLMVVNKMFQLEITPLMSSISALFEFYQSWYLLIPLVFCLLFISWKTSRFSFLVAREQNESFIGKLFSTIAYGWIPGYQTLVREMNYSTFAEMSGILLTYDVPLHESLTLAAESTGNTKIITESHSLSRLLVRGTSLKEGIQSCKQFPDFIKLMMMEKTHQNHLPQIMSEIARVYRARVLNRIDWIKRIIPVTLLIVIAGGITACYTLIVFIPFVEILKMLGSPTT comes from the coding sequence ATGAGTAATCCTGACTCCCTCCAGCTCAAGAAAATCTCTCCAGAAAGCCTGGCTGATCTAAACGATGAGCTTTCTGCCATGATTCGTGCAGGAATCCCATTAGATGAAGGTTTGCGGAATGCGGCAAAACACTTGAGAAAAGATTCGCGCCAGTTCATAGAACAACTCGCTTTAAGGGTCCAGCAAGGGGAGACTCTGGGAGATGCGATCGACCAGGAGTCGAAAACACTCCCCATCTCATATGTTTCATTAATCAAGTCGGGGCTGAAAATGGGGCGACTTCCAGAAGCCTTGCAGGCCTACACATCCTTTTCTCGCTCTCGCATGGAACTACGCCAGGAACTTGGAAACGCATTATTATATCCCGCTTTTGTACTCATGATGGCGTTTCTACTTTCGCTGTTTGTCTGCTTTATGATATTTCCGCAACTCATGGTCGTAAATAAAATGTTCCAGCTGGAAATTACTCCTCTTATGAGTTCCATTTCAGCCTTGTTTGAATTCTATCAAAGCTGGTATCTACTGATCCCGCTGGTTTTCTGCCTATTATTCATCAGCTGGAAAACCAGTCGATTCTCATTCCTTGTTGCTCGAGAACAAAATGAATCCTTCATAGGAAAACTCTTTTCAACAATCGCTTATGGGTGGATACCAGGATATCAGACATTAGTTCGAGAAATGAATTATTCGACTTTTGCCGAAATGTCGGGCATCCTGCTGACCTATGATGTTCCCCTGCATGAATCTCTCACACTGGCAGCTGAATCCACAGGAAACACAAAAATCATTACGGAATCGCACTCTCTTTCCAGACTCCTGGTACGCGGGACTTCACTCAAAGAAGGAATTCAATCCTGCAAACAGTTCCCAGACTTTATAAAATTGATGATGATGGAAAAGACTCATCAGAATCATCTACCCCAGATTATGTCTGAAATAGCACGGGTCTATCGAGCGCGCGTTTTAAATCGCATTGATTGGATTAAACGAATCATTCCCGTCACACTTCTAATTGTAATAGCCGGTGGTATCACCGCTTGTTATACACTCATTGTGTTTATCCCCTTCGTTGAAATATTAAAAATGTTAGGGAGTCCCACGACCTAA